From the genome of Prevotella herbatica, one region includes:
- a CDS encoding carbohydrate kinase family protein has product MKKIVVGMGEALWDVLPDGKKIGGAPANFAYHASQFGLNGYVVSAVGNDELGNETIKNLTSKGMNLRIPQIPYPTGTVLVTLDADGVPAYDIKEGVAWDNIPFTQELESLAKETQAVCFGSLAQRSVISRETIHKFLDAMPNDDGRLKIFDINLRQSFYSKEIICESLKRCNVLKINDEELVIISRLFGYPGIDLKDKCWLLIGKYKLKMLILTCGVNGSYVFTPGGMSFVETPKVEVADTVGAGDSFTGSFCSAILKGKSVNEAHELAVKVSAFVCTRNGAMPYLPYELTSSLDLK; this is encoded by the coding sequence ATGAAGAAAATCGTAGTGGGAATGGGAGAAGCCTTATGGGATGTATTACCAGACGGAAAGAAAATCGGAGGGGCTCCTGCGAATTTTGCTTACCATGCATCACAGTTTGGACTTAACGGCTATGTTGTTAGTGCGGTTGGTAATGATGAACTTGGTAATGAAACGATCAAGAATCTTACGTCTAAAGGTATGAATCTAAGAATACCACAGATCCCTTATCCAACAGGTACGGTTCTGGTAACACTAGATGCTGATGGTGTACCTGCTTATGATATTAAAGAGGGAGTTGCATGGGATAACATCCCATTTACTCAAGAATTGGAGTCCTTGGCAAAAGAAACTCAGGCTGTTTGTTTCGGTTCATTGGCTCAACGTAGTGTGATATCGCGTGAAACAATTCATAAATTCTTGGATGCAATGCCTAATGATGATGGTCGTCTGAAGATATTCGACATTAATCTGCGCCAGTCTTTTTATAGCAAAGAGATCATCTGTGAGTCATTGAAACGTTGTAATGTGTTGAAAATAAACGATGAGGAACTAGTCATTATAAGTCGACTTTTCGGTTATCCAGGTATAGATTTGAAGGATAAATGCTGGCTATTGATTGGTAAATACAAATTAAAAATGCTCATTCTTACTTGTGGTGTAAACGGAAGTTATGTTTTTACTCCTGGTGGCATGTCGTTTGTAGAAACTCCAAAGGTTGAGGTTGCAGATACGGTAGGGGCTGGAGATTCTTTCACAGGATCTTTCTGTTCAGCTATATTGAAAGGAAAGTCTGTCAATGAGGCACATGAATTAGCGGTGAAAGTTAGTGCATTTGTTTGTACACGTAATGGGGCAATGCCATATTTGCCTTATGAACTTACATCTAGTTTGGATTTAAAATAA
- the nudC gene encoding NAD(+) diphosphatase, producing the protein MFQEIDPHKISFNETREPASNDYVVSVKYGKVLFKKTNDEIDIPLISDFEGIDLKDLKYIMTVEKSNFYISVEHISLPDMEYGKLLGLLHLDSIPQEIRFAASTCAHLATWYEDNKLCGRCGTLTQYGKERNELVCPNCGRHIFPTIAPVVIVGITNGDKLMLTRYAAKGAYAHHSLVAGFVEVGETLEDAIRREACEETGLKVKNIRYFASQPWAFSSALLMGFWAEADGTEVHINADGKGELATAEWISRDDIKMESDESSLTWTMIKRFKDNEK; encoded by the coding sequence ATGTTTCAAGAAATAGACCCACATAAAATTTCGTTCAACGAAACTCGAGAACCTGCTAGCAACGATTATGTCGTTTCTGTTAAGTATGGTAAAGTCCTATTTAAAAAGACAAATGATGAAATTGATATACCATTGATTTCTGATTTTGAAGGTATAGATCTTAAGGACTTGAAGTATATTATGACTGTAGAGAAATCTAACTTCTATATATCTGTAGAGCATATATCTTTACCGGATATGGAATATGGCAAACTCCTTGGCTTACTTCATCTTGACAGCATTCCACAGGAAATAAGATTTGCTGCATCTACATGTGCCCATTTGGCAACTTGGTATGAAGACAATAAGCTATGTGGAAGGTGTGGAACTTTAACTCAGTATGGCAAGGAAAGAAATGAATTGGTATGCCCCAATTGTGGCAGACATATCTTTCCAACAATAGCCCCTGTGGTAATTGTCGGAATTACTAATGGTGATAAACTAATGCTGACTCGTTATGCTGCAAAGGGGGCATATGCTCATCATTCGCTGGTAGCAGGATTTGTTGAAGTAGGCGAGACCTTGGAAGACGCTATACGCCGTGAAGCCTGCGAAGAAACAGGATTGAAAGTAAAGAATATCAGATATTTTGCTAGTCAGCCATGGGCTTTCTCTTCGGCATTGCTTATGGGCTTTTGGGCAGAAGCAGATGGCACCGAAGTTCATATCAATGCCGATGGTAAAGGAGAACTTGCCACAGCTGAGTGGATTTCTAGAGATGATATAAAAATGGAGAGTGATGAAAGTTCTCTCACTTGGACAATGATTAAAAGATTTAAAGATAATGAAAAATGA
- a CDS encoding type 1 glutamine amidotransferase family protein — MKNEVLFVLLNDYADYEPAYISGSINCDKFGMKQNPKYATKVVAPTMDLVRSCGGFHTMPDYSFDNMPEDYAALILIGGFSWMTDEAKQVAPIVKDAISKGIIVGGICNGASFLAQNGFLNNVKHTGNGPDELKRWGGDNYTNAAGYQNVQAVSDNGIVTANGTASLEFAVELMKILEIDTEENIAAYYQFMHLGFCDFMKTLA, encoded by the coding sequence ATGAAAAATGAAGTTTTATTCGTTCTGTTGAACGATTATGCAGATTATGAACCTGCTTATATTTCTGGTTCTATCAATTGTGATAAGTTTGGAATGAAACAAAATCCAAAATATGCAACAAAGGTTGTTGCACCAACGATGGATCTAGTCCGTTCTTGTGGCGGCTTTCATACGATGCCAGACTATTCTTTCGATAACATGCCTGAAGATTATGCAGCCCTTATTCTTATAGGAGGATTTAGTTGGATGACGGATGAGGCAAAGCAAGTTGCACCTATTGTGAAAGACGCTATTTCAAAAGGCATAATAGTAGGTGGTATCTGCAATGGTGCTTCATTCTTGGCACAGAATGGTTTCCTTAACAATGTCAAGCATACAGGAAATGGACCTGACGAATTGAAACGTTGGGGTGGTGATAACTATACAAACGCTGCTGGATATCAGAATGTTCAGGCTGTAAGTGATAACGGTATTGTTACTGCTAATGGAACAGCATCACTGGAGTTTGCTGTTGAGTTAATGAAGATATTGGAAATCGATACAGAAGAAAATATTGCTGCATATTACCAGTTTATGCATCTAGGCTTTTGCGACTTCATGAAGACGCTGGCATAA
- a CDS encoding S41 family peptidase, producing the protein MRKIIIYILALLAVPAAAQTGKDHNFEVAKNLEVFNSIYKNLDLLYVDTLSADTVVGNAIDAMLGSLDPYTEYFPDAKVKDLKTMLTGKYAGVGSLIRFSQKYNNSFIDEPYENMPAAEAGLKKGDLILAVDDLSMVGKSSQYVSDHLRGDAGTTFMIKVKRLSTGKILKMKITRRAIKMPSVPYYGLQPNNTGYIDLNQFTEDCSKDFRRAFLEMKKQGMKSLVIDLRGNGGGLESEAVNIVNMFVPKDVLVVSNRGKLKRMNHDYKTTVEPIDTVMPIVVLVNGGTASASEITSGALQDFDRAVVMGTRTYGKGLVQMTVDLPYNGNLKLTTNKYYIPSGRCIQAINYKHGRGGYIEHVPDSLTKVFRTLHGREVRDGGGIKPDVEIKPDTASNIQTYLTSIIDSTETVLDYVVDYVAKHPTIASPDKFELSDADFEDFKQHVIKSGFKYDGVSEKILQELVKSAKFEGYYNDAKNEFAAIEKKLKHNIGKDLDYNKEDIREALASDIISVYYYQQGSIEYSLKHDRQMAEAIKLLSKPVEYKKILLPK; encoded by the coding sequence ATGAGAAAGATAATAATATACATCCTAGCTCTGTTGGCTGTGCCTGCCGCAGCCCAGACCGGAAAAGATCATAATTTTGAAGTAGCTAAGAATCTTGAAGTATTTAATTCAATATACAAGAATCTAGACTTGCTTTATGTTGATACACTGTCTGCTGACACTGTTGTAGGTAATGCTATTGACGCAATGTTGGGATCTCTTGACCCTTACACTGAGTATTTTCCTGACGCAAAAGTAAAGGACTTGAAAACTATGCTTACTGGTAAGTATGCTGGTGTGGGTTCACTTATACGCTTTAGCCAGAAATATAATAATTCGTTTATCGATGAACCTTATGAAAATATGCCAGCAGCAGAAGCTGGACTGAAAAAGGGTGATCTTATTTTGGCAGTAGATGACTTGTCGATGGTTGGTAAGAGTAGTCAATATGTTAGCGATCATTTGCGTGGTGATGCTGGAACGACTTTTATGATAAAGGTGAAGCGTCTTTCAACAGGAAAGATTTTAAAGATGAAAATTACACGACGTGCTATAAAGATGCCGTCAGTGCCATATTATGGATTACAGCCTAATAACACTGGATATATAGATCTTAATCAGTTTACTGAAGATTGTTCAAAAGATTTTCGTCGCGCTTTTCTTGAAATGAAAAAACAGGGTATGAAGAGCCTTGTTATTGATCTTCGTGGAAATGGTGGTGGTCTTGAAAGTGAAGCTGTAAACATCGTGAATATGTTTGTTCCAAAAGATGTGCTCGTTGTTTCAAATCGCGGAAAGTTAAAACGTATGAATCATGATTACAAAACAACTGTTGAACCGATTGATACTGTTATGCCGATTGTCGTGCTTGTTAACGGCGGAACAGCCAGCGCAAGTGAAATCACAAGTGGTGCTTTGCAGGACTTTGACCGTGCTGTTGTAATGGGTACACGTACGTATGGCAAAGGACTTGTGCAGATGACGGTAGATCTTCCATATAATGGAAATCTGAAACTAACTACAAATAAATATTACATTCCAAGTGGTCGCTGCATTCAGGCTATAAATTATAAACATGGACGTGGAGGATACATTGAGCATGTGCCGGATTCTCTTACAAAAGTGTTCCGTACATTGCATGGACGTGAAGTTCGTGATGGTGGTGGAATAAAACCGGATGTGGAAATTAAACCGGATACGGCTTCAAACATACAAACCTATCTTACGAGTATTATAGATTCGACTGAGACAGTACTTGATTATGTTGTTGATTATGTGGCTAAGCATCCTACCATCGCATCTCCAGATAAGTTTGAACTTTCGGATGCTGATTTCGAGGACTTTAAACAGCACGTTATAAAAAGCGGTTTTAAGTATGATGGCGTAAGTGAGAAAATCTTACAGGAACTAGTCAAGTCTGCAAAGTTTGAAGGCTATTATAATGATGCCAAAAATGAGTTTGCAGCTATTGAAAAAAAGCTTAAACATAATATCGGAAAGGATCTTGACTACAACAAGGAAGATATAAGGGAAGCCCTCGCAAGTGACATAATATCAGTATATTACTATCAACAAGGCAGTATCGAATATAGTCTTAAACATGACCGTCAGATGGCTGAAGCTATTAAACTTTTGTCAAAACCGGTTGAATATAAGAAGATTCTATTGCCAAAATGA
- the nusA gene encoding transcription termination factor NusA — protein sequence MAAKKNDEEQISMIDTFREFKDTKNIDRTTLVSVLEESFRNVLAKIFGSDENFDVIVNPDKGDFEIYRNRVVVANGEVEDENKQIALKDALKIEPDYEVGEDVSEPVNFAKFGRRAILNLRQTLASKILELEHDSLYNKYKDRVGQIISGEVYQIWKREVLIVDDENNELILPKTEQIPADVYHKGETVRAVILRVDNENNNPKIILSRTSPLFLERLLEAEVPEIGDGLITIRKIARMPGERAKIAVESFDERIDPVGACVGVKGSRVHGIVRELCNENLDVVNYTSNIKLFIQRSLSPARVSSINIDEENHKAEVFLQPEEVSLAIGRGGLNIKLASMLTEFTIDVFREVPEDEADEDIYLDEFSDEIDQWVIDAVKAVGLDTAKAVINAPREMLIEKADLEEETVDHVLKVLRAEFEQ from the coding sequence ATGGCAGCAAAAAAGAATGATGAAGAGCAGATCAGTATGATCGACACATTCCGTGAATTTAAGGATACGAAGAATATCGATCGTACAACTCTGGTAAGTGTATTGGAGGAAAGTTTCCGTAATGTGCTTGCTAAAATCTTTGGTAGCGATGAGAATTTCGATGTTATTGTAAACCCTGATAAAGGAGATTTCGAAATTTATCGTAACCGTGTTGTAGTTGCAAACGGTGAGGTTGAGGACGAAAATAAGCAGATCGCACTTAAGGATGCACTTAAAATAGAACCAGACTACGAAGTTGGTGAGGATGTTTCTGAACCTGTTAACTTCGCTAAGTTCGGTCGTCGCGCGATATTGAACCTGCGCCAAACTCTTGCTTCTAAAATTCTTGAGCTGGAGCATGACTCTTTATATAATAAGTATAAGGATAGAGTAGGACAGATTATCTCTGGTGAAGTATATCAGATTTGGAAACGTGAAGTTCTTATTGTTGATGATGAGAATAATGAGCTTATACTTCCTAAGACGGAGCAGATTCCTGCTGATGTATACCATAAGGGTGAAACTGTTCGTGCGGTAATACTTCGTGTTGACAATGAAAATAATAATCCTAAGATTATCCTTTCTCGTACAAGTCCATTATTCCTTGAGCGTCTTCTTGAAGCAGAGGTTCCTGAAATTGGCGATGGTCTTATCACTATTCGTAAGATTGCTCGTATGCCAGGTGAACGTGCCAAGATTGCCGTTGAAAGTTTCGATGAGCGTATTGACCCAGTTGGAGCTTGCGTCGGTGTGAAAGGTAGTCGTGTTCATGGTATCGTTCGCGAATTGTGCAATGAAAACCTTGATGTTGTAAATTATACTTCAAATATCAAACTGTTTATCCAGCGTTCACTTAGTCCTGCACGTGTGAGCAGTATTAATATTGACGAGGAAAATCATAAGGCAGAAGTTTTCTTGCAGCCAGAAGAAGTCAGCTTGGCTATTGGTCGTGGTGGACTAAATATCAAACTAGCTTCTATGCTTACAGAATTCACAATTGATGTATTCCGTGAAGTTCCAGAGGATGAGGCAGACGAAGATATCTACTTGGATGAATTCTCAGATGAGATTGATCAGTGGGTTATTGACGCAGTTAAGGCTGTTGGTCTTGATACAGCTAAAGCTGTAATTAATGCTCCACGAGAGATGCTTATTGAGAAGGCTGATCTTGAGGAAGAAACTGTTGACCATGTTCTTAAGGTGCTTCGTGCAGAGTTTGAACAATAA
- a CDS encoding DsrE family protein has translation MDTNEKLNILWTTNNKDTFFNMLSMYAITSMKRSWWKQVNLILWGASVKLVAEDTQVQTEILEMIHSNVSVEACKNCCENFGVTPIIEKLGIDVKYMGEPFTEYLKNGEKVLSI, from the coding sequence ATGGATACAAATGAAAAATTAAACATTTTGTGGACAACGAACAACAAAGATACCTTTTTCAACATGTTGTCTATGTATGCAATAACATCTATGAAACGTAGTTGGTGGAAACAAGTGAATCTTATTCTTTGGGGCGCATCTGTGAAATTAGTAGCAGAGGACACACAAGTTCAGACTGAAATATTAGAAATGATACATTCAAACGTTTCCGTTGAAGCTTGTAAGAATTGTTGTGAAAACTTTGGCGTAACACCTATTATAGAAAAATTAGGGATTGATGTTAAGTACATGGGAGAGCCATTTACTGAATATTTAAAGAATGGAGAAAAAGTTCTCTCTATTTAA
- the rimP gene encoding ribosome assembly cofactor RimP: protein MIDKNVVKKLVDEWLKDKEYFLVGIDISQNDKIVVEIDHADGVWIEDCVELSKYIEDHLSRDEEDYELEVGSAGLGQPFKVAQQYVNFIDKEVEVLDADGKKYQGVLKSVDGDSFVVTVNEKVMVEGKKRPQKMDVDHTFDMNNVKYTKYLISFK from the coding sequence ATGATTGACAAAAACGTCGTAAAAAAACTAGTAGATGAGTGGTTGAAAGATAAGGAATATTTCCTTGTTGGTATTGATATCAGCCAAAACGACAAGATTGTAGTTGAGATTGATCACGCTGATGGCGTTTGGATCGAGGATTGTGTTGAATTAAGTAAGTATATAGAGGATCATCTCAGTAGAGATGAAGAAGACTATGAACTTGAAGTTGGTTCGGCAGGTCTTGGACAACCATTCAAGGTTGCTCAGCAATACGTAAACTTCATTGATAAAGAAGTTGAAGTCCTTGATGCGGATGGTAAAAAGTATCAGGGTGTTTTGAAAAGCGTTGACGGTGACAGTTTTGTGGTTACAGTTAACGAAAAAGTTATGGTTGAAGGTAAAAAACGTCCTCAGAAAATGGATGTCGACCATACTTTTGATATGAATAATGTAAAATATACTAAATATTTAATAAGTTTCAAATAA